One stretch of Plasmodium vivax chromosome 8, whole genome shotgun sequence DNA includes these proteins:
- a CDS encoding hypothetical protein, conserved (encoded by transcript PVX_095180A), whose translation MIDDILTADESDNNFFDGGIKFFKSDETNSFHSVEPVVASDDEGDEDAEEKEDQDEPGGPHHVEEAAGHGTCTPLGEKLKEGHHSSLTRTAVDNSTPSSNQLCEYKNIILALKKINESVDSAFDCNSVNPFVGEQGRQRIVKKKKKKKIGEPQKEQVKGARQAEQVTGERQTEQKKTAELGRGTKKITPLREQVETGKKKILNGLRPLENCKVRVKGCNTREERIGQLPGEHRSVGVVEEFAGGVVLPRARCVSRRRHHEWNGGLEGEEAEGAQEAEEVEEAEEAEEAEEAEVGVAAAVEAQPARISLRRKGEHSEGNEGAHDGARHLLGGSHFTRKAAKCRGSSPSCTQGFNSIACSMTSSAGGSSTAQGGIDAVEEAIDGVAMDAVVEASSEVAMDAMEEASSEVSIDAIDHVSPHTGANGRGEEKTPCSEDADPLAGMDGEASVGEKGSPGGSPTDHVQRRSIPNGAPPLASPSYHNISDNYSAVYSSRKGEGGCHTWRGKSAKLEDSVQQGKGRSTPFFCVPPNCSDKRQDGEAFPFFCYYGCGKDALQPGWRQRQWSVQSEKTMERRMTIRGRGNSVPSEYTCRRRVSSSTDISSLTYTRSKEMVEGMNRRGLEGRDPSGEPLNHWGEEEPRYHWGEENHRGGCAASERVLPKFKSLSNDVGETHSEGRHFANASVGQSKEECYVGNSQGRGVGRDLGRGLPPWGDHPREGQVEPESGDDREVYPMEGGGRIPLLAPSTRMYSREDVKRGDLFVRGGCGLLVPPFKGLKVGYRSSGGSRQSEKNRRQVDTGQSGEPIRGRSGFRAEKDIFFEAIRNIIRIMKEIRKIKMNLKIERNYSLVIQDKEKKNELEKLIDYLTYQKEVRKKLKKSYFDMINKGLFTFLLRSNRANFFFTEEEVKLLKRWNEIKFTKVGSSSGGNTEGEGGRTNCLGRSGGGSHTEGGPSDRRKILHRLRRLNDVIGQQQRQQHQQQHQQHQQHQQHQQHQQHQQHQQQVEEEGVRINWGDEAMWIGEADGGLWPSGGYPPGEAPRRGGRPRKSKNMDSLRSGYLGSTPSRPIWYESYFAHCEKSQRNSFNIFLCLKNVKRIYISQRFKRRIQNGQIYLSKIYDGEKMLGHVKYILEELLNRSLPEIVCLHINDCFVDATISFFISLILLLFKNVNTIKVIRCHIYYSYLSDFLAYQKRNNLRSMHFVCNSILWTRPPDFRSFRGGVHSARQRENFLLYFNTNYVKKGKGWKRWEGRPNSSGDATTGESCRREDSRDTSLKSCLRGRAPPSNGAATGDYRIVVKRGKEVARFGVDEFYDCFVLGGREAKGGREANGGSQPKGEDNQKITPNKSADPQNNSAAPLINSAAPPINSAAPPINSAAPPINSAAPPPTPANAYNIHSGSGSDANTSEDSLKEELQECLCTFPRKRIEEANFWMLKKLKLCSNKLNDDALMYICTLIKKDKLKNLKVLDLRWNNFTYRSLLALSLALTSTTVSEASEGIHCKRRKLHKLLLSGNNIKSPLYSSFLSSFCTCNFIVVRKLDFSMNLIDSDSFAITFKYFRHIFQLQKKKPKKKNNIGNVFINLDHNNLKNSFYINKLAHLLKKFPSKEWQPNGETPVREPNTGGEDARKGVLLSLQYNNIKRGTWGEDPGGTTSRIRF comes from the coding sequence ATGATCGACGATATTTTGACTGCGGACGAAAGCGACAACAACTTTTTTGACGGAGGAATAAAATTCTTCAAGAGTGACGAAACCAACTCGTTCCACAGCGTAGAACCGGTTGTTGCGAGTGACGACGAGGGTGACGAGGATGCGGAAGAGAAGGAAGATCAAGATGAACCGGGAGGGCCTCACCATGTAGAGGAAGCCGCGGGACACGGCACATGCACACCCCTGGGggagaaattaaaagagGGGCACCACTCCTCCCTAACGCGAACCGCTGTAGATAATTCTACGCCCAGCAGCAACCAACTTTgcgaatataaaaatataattcttgcgttaaaaaaaattaatgagaGCGTCGACTCTGCGTTTGATTGTAACAGTGTTAACCCGTTTGTGGGGGAACAGGGAAGGCAAagaattgtgaaaaaaaaaaaaaaaaaaaaaataggagagCCGCAAAAGGAGCAGGTAAAAGGAGCGCGGCAAGCGGAGCAGGTAACAGGAGAACGCCAAAcggaacagaaaaaaacagccGAACtaggaagaggaacaaaaaaaataacaccgCTGCGAGAACAAGTggaaacaggaaaaaaaaaaatattaaatggCCTACGGCCACTTGAAAATTGCAAAGTTCGTGTAAAAGGGTGCAACACCAGGGAGGAACGAATCGGGCAACTGCCAGGCGAGCACAGATCAGTTGGGGTTGTAGAGGAGTTCGCCGGAGGGGTCGTTCTGCCTCGGGCGCGCTGCGTAAGTCGACGGCGCCATCATGAGTGGAACGGTGGCctggaaggggaagaagcggaaggagcccaagaagcagaagaagtcgaagaagctgaagaagctgaagaagcagaagaagcagaagtaGGAGTAGCGGCCGCAGTGGAAGCCCAGCCAGCGCGCATCTCGCTGCGTCGAAAGGGGGAGCACAGCGAGGGGAACGAAGGGGCACACGACGGAGCGCGCCATCTTCTGGGCGGCAGCCATTTTACCCGCAAAGCTGCCAAGTGTAGAGGGAGCAGTCCGTCGTGCACACAAGGCTTCAACTCGATTGCGTGCAGCATGACGAGCAGCGCGGGTGGTAGTAGCaccgcgcagggggggatCGACGCGGTGGAAGAAGCGATTGACGGAGTGGCCATGGACGCGGTGGTGGAGGCGAGCAGCGAAGTGGCCATGGACGCGATGGAGGAGGCGAGCAGCGAAGTGTCCATCGACGCGATTGACCATGTTAGCCCCCACACAGGCGCAAATGGTCGAGGCGAGGAAAAAACGCCCTGCAGTGAAGACGCCGACCCCCTCGCAGGAATGGATGGAGAAGCCTCTGTGGGGGAAAAGGGTAGCCCCGGTGGTAGCCCAACTGATCATGTCCAAAGGAGAAGCATACCGAACGGTGCCCCACCATTAGCGTCACCATCTTACCACAACATTTCGGATAACTACTCCGCGGTGTACTCAAGTAGGAAAGGCGAAGGGGGGTGCCACACGTGGAGGGGGAAATCAGCCAAGTTAGAAGACAGCGTTCAGCAGGGCAAAGGAAGGAGCACCCCCTTCTTCTGTGTACCTCCCAATTGTTCAGACAAAAGGCAGGATGGGGAagcgtttccttttttttgctactatGGGTGTGGAAAGGATGCTCTGCAGCCGGGGTGGAGGCAGAGACAGTGGAGTGTGCAAAGCGAGAAAACGATGGAGAGGCGGATGACCATCCGTGGGAGAGGGAACAGTGTGCCAAGTGAATACACCTGCAGGAGGAGAGTCTCTTCGAGCACAGACATTTCGAGCTTAACGTATACGCGGAGCAAAGAAATGGTGGAAGGAATGAATCGACGCGGTTTGGAAGGAAGGGACCCAAGTGGAGAGCCGCTTAACCATTGGGGAGAGGAAGAGCCGCGTTACCATTGGGGAGAGGAGAACCATCGTGGTGGTTGCGCTGCTAGCGAGAGAGTGTTGCCAAAGTTTAAGTCGCTTAGTAATGACGTGGGAGAGACGCACAGTGAGGGGCGGCATTTTGCCAACGCGTCGGTGGGGCAGTCGAAGGAGGAATGCTACGTGGGTAACTCACAGGGGAGAGGTGTAGGGAGAGACTTGGGGAGGGGGttacccccctggggggatCATCCAAGGGAAGGCCAAGTTGAACCTGAAAGTGGAGACGATAGAGAAGTGTACCCCATggagggaggaggaagaattccccttttggcacCGTCCACACGAATGTACAGCCGAGAGGATGTGAAGAGGGGTGACCTTTTCGTTAGAGGCGGCTGCGGTTTGCTGGTCCCCCCGTTTAAAGGCCTAAAGGTTGGCTACCGCAGTTCGGGGGGAAGCCGCCAATCAGAGAAGAATCGGCGGCAGGTGGACACTGGCCAATCGGGAGAGCCCATCAGGGGGCGGAGCGGCTTCCGCGCAGAGAAGGACATCTTCTTCGAGGCGATAAGGAACATCATACGGATCATGAAGGAGATcagaaagataaaaatgaatttgaAAATCGAAAGGAACTACTCCCTAGTCATCCaagacaaagaaaaaaaaaacgaattggAGAAGCTCATCGATTATTTAACCTACCAAAAGgaggtgaggaaaaaattgaagaagagCTACTTTGATATGATAAACAAGGGGCTGTTTACATTCCTCCTGAGGAGCAACCGGGCCAACTTCTTCTTTACAGAGGAGGAGGTGAAGTTGCTCAAGCGATGgaacgaaataaaatttacaaaagtGGGTAGCAGTTCGGGAGGGAACACCGAGGGGGAGGGCGGTAGGACGAACTGCCTTGGGAGGAGTGGTGGTGGTAGTCACACGGAGGGGGGGCCCTCGGACAGGAGAAAGATCCTCCACCGGTTGCGGCGTTTGAATGACGTCATTgggcagcagcagcggcagcagcatcagcagcagcatcagcagcatcagcagcatcagcagcatcagcagcatcagcagcatcagcagcatcagcagcaggtggaggaggaaggggtGCGGATTAACTGGGGAGATGAAGCCATGTGGATCGGAGAGGCCGATGGAGGGCTGTGGCCCAGCGGGGGGTACCCCCCCGGGGAAGCGCCCCGTCGTGGGGGCAGACCaaggaagagcaaaaatatGGACTCGCTCCGAAGCGGATACCTGGGGAGCACCCCGTCGAGACCCATCTGGTACGAATCATATTTCGCTCATTGTGAAAAGAGCCAAAGAAACtcatttaacatttttttatgcctaaaaaatgtgaagaggatATACATCTCGCAGAGGTTTAAAAGGAGGATACAAAATGGGCAGATATATTTGTCGAAAATATACGACGGTGAGAAGATGCTAGGCCATGTGAAATACATTTTGGAGGAATTGCTAAACAGGAGTCTCCCCGAGATTGTGTGTTTACACATTAATGACTGCTTCGTCGATGCgaccatttcgtttttcatttctctaattcttcttctttttaagaATGTAAATACGATTAAGGTTATTCGATgccatatttattattcgtACCTGAGCGATTTTTTGGCTtaccaaaaaaggaacaacttGCGGAGCATGCACTTTGTGTGCAACAGTATCCTTTGGACGAGGCCCCCAGATTTCAGGAGCTTTCGCGGGGGGGTGCACTCCGCCAGGCAGCGGGAGAACTTCCTCCTCTACTTTAACACCAACTatgtgaagaaggggaaggggtGGAAGAGGTGGGAGGGGCGACCCAACTCGAGCGGCGATGCCACGACCGGGGAATCCTGCCGACGCGAAGATTCGAGAGACACCAGTTTGAAGAGTTGCCTCCGGGGAAGGGCCCCCCCCTCGAATGGCGCCGCCACGGGGGATTATCGGATAGTcgtgaagagggggaaggaagTTGCCCGTTTTGGCGTGGACGAGTTTTACGACTGCTTCGTGTTGGGGGGGCgggaagcaaaaggggggagggaagcaaatgggggaagccaaCCGAAGGGGGAGGATAATCAAAAGATCACACCAAACAAATCAGCCGACCCGCAAAACAACTCTGCCGCGCCGCTAATCAACTCTGCCGCGCCGCCAATCAACTCAGCCGCGCCGCCAATCAACTCAGCCGCGCCGCCAATCAACTCAGCCGCGCCGCCCCCCACCCCGGCGAACGCGTACAACATCCACAGCGGCTCGGGGAGCGACGCAAACACGTCGGAAGACTCTTTGAAGGAGGAACTGCAGGAGTGCCTGTGCACATTCCCGAGGAAAAGAATAGAAGAGGCAAATTTCTGGATgctaaaaaagttaaagcTATGCTCAAATAAGTTGAATGATGATGCCctcatgtacatatgcacactaatcaaaaaggacaaattaaaaaatctaAAAGTCCTCGACTTGAGGTGGAATAATTTTACCTACAGAAGCTTGTTAGCTCTGTCACTGGCATTAACAAGCACCACAGTGAGTGAGGCATCTGAGGGGATACActgcaaaaggagaaagttACACAAGCTTCTGCTCTCCGGAAATAATATCAAAAGTCCGCTGTActcctccttcctctccAGCTTCTGTACATGCAATTTTATAGTCGTAAGGAAATTGGACTTCTCCATGAACCTAATTGATAGTGATTCTTTCGCCATCACCTTCAAATATTTTAGGCACATTTTTCAgctccaaaaaaagaagccaaaaaaaaaaaacaacattgGGAACGTCTTCATAAATCTTGATCataacaatttgaagaattcattttatattaacaaattggCACACCTTTTGAAGAAGTTTCCCTCAAAGGAGTGgcaaccaaatggggagaccCCAGTGAGGGAGCCAAACACAGGTGGGGAAGACGCTCGGAAAGGAGTGCTACTCAGTTTGcagtataataatataaaaaggggcactTGGGGTGAAGATCCCGGGGGGACTACCTCTCGGATTAGGTTCTAA
- a CDS encoding hypothetical protein, conserved (encoded by transcript PVX_095185A), with the protein MFHRASATLLACVCYALTIYNFSSMHAHAVSPKRQATNLFFLPTHFNGVSSRSRKIFRLRYASRKDCSVTLPTYTANPGARRNCIEAYYSEGEKGKCSPLYSQRGDVAPGGDTSKGVRLTGKKNLEEASEGVIQDGSSGHSRISPVNPTGETPIGKDEHREGVGTPLNAPQAATPPDKDANQVNYDDASHANGLNDANNANRLNSLNADATSPKQAGPPPLAQPHQKRKKKKTQNEEVRKKLSELAKLRWRDQEERKKLLRCKNQFKHSEKTKQLLSYKIKLKWTDENYRKSIIAKTRIFNQDENTKRRKSILLREKWKTKEFREKMLSGRKPFTLERRKRISEIIKQKWREDDYKQKTLQAIKDNYKKRKLQVGLNPNFNYVQNAMLFKRLGLSAPKMRFFPSIHREKLRGKKKRKKKRAGKDPENYRENWRNIYDSLLDTNELQHSLAYLNHVGNLSVSTNT; encoded by the exons ATGTTCCATCGGGCGAGCGCGACCCTCCTCGCCTGTGTATGTTACGCCCTGACGATTTACAACTTTTCCTCCATGCATGCGCACGCGGTTAGCCCCAAAAGGCAGGCCACGaacctcttttttcttcctactCATTTTAACGGAGTCTCCAGTCGCAGCAGGAAAATATTTCGCTTGAGGTACGCCAGCAGGAAGGACTGCTCTGTTACTCTGCCCACCTACACAGCGAATCCTGGTGCGCGGAGGAATTGTATAGAGGCGTACTACTCCGAGGGAGAGAAAGGCAAATGCTCACCGCTCTACTCACAAAGGGGTGATGTCGCTCCGGGGGGGGACACCTCTAAAGGTGTGAGGCTAACGGGGAAGAAGAATCTGGAAGAGGCCTCCGAAGGTGTCATACAGGATGGAAGCAGCGGTCACAGTAGAATATCCCCAGTGAACCCAACGGGGGAGACCCCAATAGGGAAGGACGAGCATAGGGAGGGTGTGGGAACCCCCCTAAACGCTCCCCAAGCCGCTACTCCCCCCGATAAGGATGCTAATCAGGTAAACTATGACGATGCCAGCCATGCCAACGGTCTCAACGATGCTAACAATGCCAACCGTCTCAACAGTCTCAACGCTGATGCCACCTCGCCGAAGCAGGCggggcccccccccctcgcgcaGCCGCaccaaaagaggaagaaaaaaaaaacccaaaatgaagaggtCCGGAAGAAGCTATCCGAGCTAGCCAAGCTCAGATGGAGGGAccaagaagaaagaaaaaaattgctccgATGCAAAAACCAATTTAAGCATTccgaaaaaacgaaacagtTATTGTCctacaaaataaaactaaaATGGACAGACGAAAACTACCGAAAAAGCATCATCGCAAAAACGAGGATATTCAATCAGGATGAAAAtaccaaaaggaggaaatcaATTTTGCTTAGAGAAAAGTGGAAGACAAAAGAATTTCGAGAGAAAATGCTCAGTGGCAGGAAGCCCTTCACCCTGGAGAGGCGCAAGAGGATCTCCGAGATCATCAAGCAGAAGTGGCGCGAAGACGACTACAAGCAGAAAACGCTGCAGGCCATCAAGGACAACTACAAGAAGCGCAAGCTGCAGGTCGGCCTCAACCCCAACTTTAACTACGTCCAAAACGCCATGCTCTTCAAGCGG CTCGGACTCAGCGCGCCCAAAATGAGGTTCTTCCCCAGCATCCACAGGGAAAAGCTCCgcgggaaaaagaaaaggaaaaagaaaagggcgGGCAAGGACCCAGAGAACTACAGGGAAAACTGGAGAAACATCTACGACAGTCTGTTGGACACAAACGAGTTGCAGCATTCGCTGGCCTACCTGAACCACGTAGGCAACTTGAGCGTCAGCACGAATACGTGA
- a CDS encoding N-acetylglucosamine-1-phosphate transferase, putative (encoded by transcript PVX_095175A), producing MFVSKMKSKYTTTAKHNKGCIYRENIPEQFLFFFLIFYLLIVLYVLRNTPYKNIILLYIVPCVLLFKVSFICLPRFIHFLHEKGLCGVDLNKTSKDKVAEPIGLFPSILYFIFTLFYQLLYYDDHKILLEYNAGLLSIIFMTFLGFIDDILELKWRYKVILPFFASLPLLLSYSGKTIIRIPSFLNFLFKERIIDIGFFYYLYIILLCVFCTNAINIYAGINGLEIGQSLIIAFFISIHNLIEIILNLGTGGGKGVIEGAQILKQHFLSIIFILPFVSINLVTFSFNFFPSKGFVGNTLTYFCGIFLAVVSIFGHFSKTLILFLIPQFLNFFLSLPQLLNFVPCPRHRLPVVNPRTNKLTYSHNYTLINLILYLFGPLSEFHLVVLLLAFQFGTCSLGLFLRYFIDTT from the exons ATGTTTGtgtcaaaaatgaagagcaaaTATACAACTACTGCTAAGCATAATAAGGGGTGCATATATAGGGAAAACATACCTGaacagtttttatttttttttcttatctttTACCTATTAATTGTACTGTACGTGCTAAGGAACACACCCTATAAGAATATAATCCTTCTGTATATTGTGCCTTGTGTGTTGCTCTTTAAAGTTTCCTTTATATGTCTGCCCAGGTTTATCCACTTTTTGCATGAAAAGG GATTATGCGGTGTAGATTTGAACAAAACAAGCAAAGACAAAGTGGCAGAACCGATTGGCCTATTCCcgtccattttgtatttcatttttacactcTTTTATCAGTTGTTATACTACGATGATCATAAAATT CTGCTAGAGTACAACGCCGGGTTGCTgtccataatttttatgaccTTTTTG GGCTTCATAGATGACATTCTCGAATTGAAGTGGAGATACAAAGTGATTCTCCCATTTTTCG cTAGCTTACCCCTGCTGTTGTCCTACTCCGGAAAGACGATCATCCGCATTCccagttttttaaatttcctaTTTAAGGAAAGGATTATAGACATTGGCTTTTTCTACTATTTGTACATAATCCTGTTGTGTGTTTTTTGCACCAATGCgataaatatatacgcaG GGATCAACGGATTGGAGATAGGCCAGAGCCTAATTATtgcctttttcatttcgatCCACAATTTGATA GAAATCATCCTCAACTTAGGAACCGGGGGAGGCAAAGGGGTCATCGAAGGGGCACAAATCCTGAAACAACATTTCCTGTCAATCATATTTATACTGCCATTTGTATCCATCAATTTGGTtaccttttcttttaatttttttccatccaaAGGATTTGTCGGCAACACGTTAACCTATTTctgtggcatttttttagcaGTTGTTTCTATATTTGGTCATTTCTCCAAAACgttgatattatttttaattcctcaatttttgaacttttttctttccctacCACAATTACTTAATTTTGTGCCATGCCCAAGACACAGATTGCCAGTTGTGAATCCCAGGACGAATAAATTGACATATTCGCACAATTATActttaataaatttgattttgtatttatttggGCCCCTGTCCGAGTTTCACTTAGTGGTACTCCTACTGGCCTTTCAGTTTGGGACCTGTTCCCTTGGTTTGTTTTTGCGCTACTTTATCGACACGACGTAG
- a CDS encoding hypothetical protein, conserved (encoded by transcript PVX_095170A), protein MMKKNSKDLKNSSLNLSLLNGEANGGGDDEELEEGVDNMPRKRLAKLISLDRGAGLSQFKRFTRLKTFGRSGGAPYEAACQVEGDTQQLEEVQSAYQGEPPDEYPPYEKPSNTYLGRSNGKINSKGMEKREGSPKVRRKFCSLLEMIGKKKGAINYDVHKKGEAASSTGCTPFRGNGISLNKSGDEGRRCPKRGSGGLPVFTTEVCQSGGKECLYRCENGGGSLKEAQDGAGAKGAEWAYFKQCKRCDGWEGERGPAANRANRVHRSHRSSPGERNDAPPFLENIKQLLNLCDEQMKDLVQISNFEIDLDINSFYFHFVKENSDSCISTYNINHSKNIFDVKQFKAYPNEKITTYKQTSSLNWGTYVCNISLQESCYFCYYTFGDATSIDSDGAPRVDGSRKESNSYGGKEFKGELGDNHLMEELQRLYHPSGGCPNGGLEDTPVDDAKWELKCTWEGPSANREEHPLVSNHVGAYQNGEVALSRRGSEKAVILNDAKRDLTLHTIGDGEEKEEEKEKWADLHFANKSKSNSKGELGLSVEDTTSERSAKGRSGEVDVGSSKMGAFSTVGVASTGEHAPPSDVAIFLSDQSCDYQNCYRFKDNNLGGGSCMLEPGGLHEVTDESVFSGENEKMLSRGKGETSQEEALRNASTMSSSHMWNPDRVEATGSQHWEGSFKENGVGNGHQGNASMRRKSIPRQLLVKLKKMCAGRATAEARNRGVENVQRSANYCRQSSRTEERKGEVPHRGASLWENCTRMNVHSQGNSRREERDEKMGSSHPHYTRGGLNAHIQKEEIKKENHLLTNEYIDNAFDEIYYIQRINADNDSLFLFVRIYQIYIFSKKWNNHSSDGKGSAKCTNEGGTLSDECAQCKTNVSVYVLIVLKNSLLKYIIKKKILNEISSRVDKWKKHIIIKAEHIKDGSVPLCIRMIERNDDVIDYVVKNVAYFFDNYLRDFFHLLVAHVNDFFGLSKNRTLENYFQRSSKRVYHFIQKKVHLRNVYNDIVRKSEEKKRKKKTTQGIQANQKGYTFCTCLFKRKKEHKTGDSPRTDEYSLRSSIFEPAFYYITSNEVARNYIIYMNHIYFRRILLLYLFVFIVYLVVSSCPAVAL, encoded by the coding sequence atgatgaaaaaaaattcaaaagatttaaaaaactcATCACTAAATTTGAGCTTGCTGAATGGGGAAGCAAACGGAGGAGGGGACGATGAGGAGTTGGAAGAAGGTGTTGACAACATGCCAAGGAAAAGGCTGGCCAAGTTAATCAGCTTAGATAGGGGGGCAGGTCTATCCCAATTCAAAAGGTTCACTCGGTTGAAGACGTTTGGGCGGTCAGGGGGGGCTCCATATGAAGCGGCGTGCCAGGTGGAAGGGGACACACAACAACTGGAGGAGGTGCAATCAGCATACCAGGGGGAACCCCCCGATGAATATCCCCCATATGAGAAGCCAAGTAACACCTACCTGGGCAGAAGCAAcgggaaaataaattccaAAGGAATGGAAAAGCGTGAGGGGAGTCCTAAGGTGAGACGAAAATTTTGCTCGCTCCTAGAAATGATAggcaagaaaaaaggagccatAAATTATGATgtccacaaaaaaggggaggccgCAAGTTCGACTGGGTGCACCCCTTTCCGTGGGAATGGAATTTccctgaacaagtcaggcgATGAGGGAAGGAGGtgtccaaaaagggggagcggcgggtTGCCCGTTTTCACCACAGAAGTTTGCCAATCAGGGGGGAAGGAGTGTCTATACAGGTGTGAAAATGGAGGGGGAAGTTTGAAGGAGGCCCAAGACGGGGCAGGGGCGAAAGGAGCAGAATGGGCATACTTCAAACAGTGCAAACGGTGCGATGGATGGGAAGGGGAGAGGGGGCCCGCCGCAAACAGAGCGAACCGTGTCCACCGCTCCCATCGGTCCTCCCCTGGGGAGAGGAACGAcgcgcccccctttttagagAACATAAAACAGCTGCTGAATCTGTGCGATGAGCAAATGAAGGACCTGGTGCAGATCTCCAACTTTGAAATTGACCTAGACATTAACTCGTTTTACTTTCACTTCGTCAAGGAGAATAGCGACAGCTGTATTTCCACGTATAATATAAATCacagcaaaaatattttcgacGTAAAACAGTTCAAAGCATATCCAAATGAAAAGATAACCACCTACAAGCAGACCTCCTCTCTCAATTGGGGAACTTACGTTTGTAATATTTCTCTTCAGGAGAGCTgctatttttgttattacaCATTTGGGGATGCTACTTCGATTGACTCGGATGGTGCACCCCGTGTCGATGGAAGCCGTAAGGAGAGTAACTCTTATGGGGGCAAAGAGTTCAAGGGAGAACTGGGGGACAACCATTTAATGGAGGAGCTGCAGAGATTGTACCACCCAAGTGGGGGATGTCCAAATGGAGGTTTGGAGGACACCCCCGTTGAtgatgcaaaatgggagttGAAATGTACTTGGGAGGGCCCCTCTGCTAACAGGGAGGAACATCCCCTCGTGAGTAACCACGTGGGTGCttaccaaaatggtgaagtaGCTCTcagcagaaggggaagcgaaaaggcAGTCATCTTAAATGATGCAAAAAGGGACCTCACTTTGCACACAATTGGAGAtggtgaagaaaaggaggaagagaaggaaaaatgggCGGACCTACATTTTGCTAATAAGTCGAAAAGTAACTCGAAGGGTGAATTGGGGCTGAGCGTAGAGGACACCACAAGTGAGCGTTCTGCCAAGGGGaggagcggtgaagtggaCGTTGGtagcagcaaaatgggcgcATTCAGCACGGTGGGTGTAGCCTCTACGGGTGAACATGCCCCCCCAAGCGATGTTGCAATTTTCCTTTCTGACCAGTCATGTGATTACCAAAATTGTTACAGATTTAAAGATAACAATTTGGGAGGAGGCAGCTGCATGTTGGAGCCGGGGGGACTGCACGAGGTGACGGACGAAAGTGTCTTCAGTGgggagaatgaaaaaatgttgaGTCGCggtaaaggggaaacaaGTCAAGAGGAGGCACTCCGAAATGCGTCCACCATGAGCAGCAGCCATATGTGGAACCCGGACCGGGTGGAAGCAACAGGGAGTCAGCATTGGGAAGGCTCCTTTAAGGAGAATGGGGTAGGAAATGGTCACCAAGGGAATGCCTCTATGCGGAGGAAGAGCATCCCCAGGCAGCTGCTGGTAAAGTTGAAGAAAATGTGTGCAGGGAGAGCGACGGCCGAGGCGCGCAATCGTGGAGTGGAAAATGTTCAGAGGAGCGCAAACTACTGCCGCCAAAGCAGCAGAACGGAGGAACGAAAGGGGGAGGTACCGCACAGGGGAGCCTCCCTTTGGGAAAATTGCACCAGGATGAATGTACACAGCCAAGGGAATAGCAGAAGGGAAGAAAGagacgaaaaaatgggaagtagTCATCCGCATTACACACGAGGAGGTCTAAATGCGCACATCCAGAAggaggagataaaaaaagaaaatcaccTACTGACAAATGAATACATCGATAACGCCTTTgatgaaatatattacattcaAAGGATTAATGCAGACAACGATTcgctgttcctttttgttagGATTTACCAGATATATATCTTTTCGAAGAAATGGAATAACCACAGCAGTGATGGCAAGGGCAGTGCGAAGTGCACAAACGAAGGGGGGACCCTTTCTGATGAGTGCGCGCAGTGCAAGACGAACGTTTCCGTGTATGTACTcatcgttttaaaaaatagcctccttaaatatatcataaaaaaaaaaatacttaacGAGATTAGCAGCCGTGTggacaaatggaaaaaacacATCATCATAAAGGCTGAACATATTAAGGACGGTTCCGTGCCGCTGTGCATCCGAATGATTGAACGAAATGACGATGTGATTGATTACGTcgttaaaaatgttgcatACTTTTTCGATAATTATTTGCGCGATTTCTTCCACCTCCTTGTTGCACACGTGAATGACTTTTTTGGCCTAAGTAAAAATAGGACGCTGGAAAATTACTTCCAACGCTCAAGTAAAAGAGTGTATCATTTTATTCAGAAGAAGGTGCACCTGCGCAACGTGTATAATGATATTGTGCGGAaaagtgaggaaaaaaaaaggaaaaaaaaaacaacccaaGGTATCCAAGCCAACCAAAAAGGGTACACATTTTGCACGTGTCTCtttaaaaggaagaaggaacaTAAAACGGGAGACTCTCCTCGTACGGATGAATATTCACTGCGCAGTTCCATTTTCGAACCAGCCTTTTATTACATCACCTCGAATGAAGTGGCACGCAATTACATCATTTATATGAaccatatttattttagaaGAATACTTTTGTTGtatcttttcgtttttatagTTTACTTGGTAGTGAGCAGTTGTCCAGCGGTTGCCCTGTAA